The Ignavibacteria bacterium DNA window GTTGTTGTCTTTCATCAACACAACTTCATCGGCAGTTTCTTCGCAAACGTATTCTTTGCTTGGTTCATCAAACCAAACCGTGAGCGTGTTGCCTAATTTATCGTAATATACTTTTACTTGGTCCATAATTGTTCGCCTAATTTTATTGAGTTTGTTGGATATGCTGTAATAAGAAAACCGTCGCCGTTGAGTCGCTTTACCACCGCACAGACAAAACGATAATCTTCGCTACGTTTGTAAAATAAAAAAACTGTATCGTCTTTGCTGCTGCGCCTTATTTCATCGGGATTGGAAATTGTGTTTTCAACAAGTTCTTCTTTCCCGAACATTATAGGATGTTTTGTAGATGTAATAATCTCCCAATAGTTTCTCGTTACTCTCACGGAAAAACCGAGTGGGGTTTGAGTTTCAAAAAGAATATCGTCGAGCATTTGTTACAGTCTTACAAGAGAAAAATTTTTATTCACCGCGAATGACACAGATACAACACGGATTTCCACGAATTATTTCGGTGAAGGTTCGTGTTTCATTCGTGTAATTCGTGGTTAATTTTCCGTTCATAACAAATCTAAAAACTCATCAACAGTCATTCCGGCAAAACGAATCAACGAGCGAAGAGTACCCACAGAAAGTTCTTTATGCTGCGGAATAGAAAGATTAGCGCGAACACCTTGTTTTACCATTACGTAATGACTTCCGACTTGTCCCATACCTTTTCATCCCGCTTTCCGAAAAGCGTTCACTGCCTCTTTGCCCGAGATATTTGCTAAGCGTCTCATTATACTGCAACAACAATGGGTTCTATTTTTTTCTGAGAATGCGCTGCATTGTTCGCAGTAAGCGTCAACATTGCTTTTTGGTCTTCCGCCCAAAGCCACGCAGTGATTGCTTCTTTTATATTGTCGAGCGCTTCTTTTTCATCTTTCCCTTGTGAAACACATCCGGGAAGCGCGGGAACTTCTGCGACAAGCCATCCGTCTTCTGCTTGTTCTAATGTTACATGAAAGAGCATAAATTTCTGATACTATAATTGAAAAAATTTCGTTATTAATTTACAAAACACATTCATTGAAATCTACAATGTTAAATGTAAAATATAAAATGTTCAATAACTTTTCTCCATCACCCACGAATAAATCGTCCCCGCCAAAAACGCTCCCGCGCCGCCAACAGAAATTTGAAAATAGAGTTGATGTTTGTCGCGTATATCCCGAAAGTTTTTTACATCGGTTCCATTCGTTGCCGCATTGTAATAATCGTTCTTTTTCTCCGCGCTCAAAAAGAAATACGTTCCTACACCAGTTGCAAGCGTTGCTCCAGCAATCGAAATCCATTTCCCTCTTGCCCATCTATCAATAGATTGCTGGCGTGTGCCTTCGTACGTGAGTAGTTCAAACCTCACTTGCTTCTTATCATTTTCCAACAATGAGATGGTTTCCGTTTTATCAAGGAAATTATTTTTCTTTGCTGTTATGCGATAATCACCAATCAAGAGAGGAAGAACTTTCGGCGCAGTTCCTTTGTATTCTTCGTTCACAAAAATTTCCGCATCGCTTGCTTCCATCGGCTCAACAAACACAGAAACACTTCCGAGTTTTGGTGTTGGCGTGAGTGTTATGTTTTTATTCTCTCCAACGGAAACATATACTTCTTTTTCATCCGATGTATATTTTTCTCCGCGCTCTGCTCGTAACTGATAGCGTCCTGCATTTAATCGCGCTGTGTATGTTCCTTCACCAACTTCTTTATTGTTCAGAAAAATTTTACTTTCGTTTGCAGTTACATTCAATTCGCCATAATTTTTATTGAGCAAAATTGTTTTAGTTGTTGTTTTGCCGTCTTCAATCAGAATTTGTTCTTCTGTATCGTTGTAGAGTTCTTTGGAAACTTTGAGAAGATATTTTCCCGAAGTAAGTTTATTGTTGGTGAATGGAGTAACGCCGGCTTTCTTTCCGTCAAGAAAAACTTCGGCATTATTTTCCGGCGATGACGTAACGGAAAGTGTGCCAAACGCAGGACGCATTTGAGTAGTGATAGTATATGTTTCTCCGTCGCGCACTTCTAAGGAAAATGTAGAATCGTGATAAAATTTTTGAGTGAGGAGAAGCGAGTATGTTTGGCTTTCGATTGTATAGTTTGTAATTGGTGCTTCGCCGATAAATTTATCGTTGAGATACACGGAAGTTCCCGACGGTTGTTCTGTAACATTTAAAATTCCGAAACGAGGTTTGAGTTTCAGTGAAAGCGATTTTGTTTTTCCTTCTTCAATAGTAAACGTCGAAACGTCGGAGTGATACAATGCTTTACGCAATTCTAACTGATGATTTCCCGCAACGAGTTCTCCTTGATACGGTGTTGCTCCAACCTTTTGTCCGTTCACCAAAATTTCCGCTCCGCTTGGTTCGGATGTTATTTGCACAATACCGGGCAATGAAAATATTTGTGTTGTTGTTCCTGCTTTCAACGTAATGTCGAGTTGCTGATTTTGCGAAACGTTCATCGTTTTTGTTTCATCGGCAAATCCATCTTTGGAAAAACGAAATGTGAATTCACCTTGCGGAAGTTTATATGAAATTGTTTTGCTTTTAGAAAGTGTCGGCGAAAAATTACCGTATGAAGAATACACATTGTCCTCGCTGAGTTTAAAAACAATTTCAAATAAATTTTCGTCTGCTATTCTATCAGGCGCAAAACCAACTGCTTTTATCGCCATTTCATAACTTCGCTTTTGAGCAAAGTTTGTAGCGGGAAGTTCGAGTCGTTGAAAACCATCGGCATCAATTTTCAAAATGTGTGTGCCGTACGGAATCCACACTTCCCAATCCCCGGAGGAAACTTGCGTTACTTTATCAATCCGTCGGTTGCTTTCAAATCGAAGATTCGGAATTTGTGAATGTACCATAATCACCGCTTTATCTGTTTCCAATACTACGCGCGAAGATTGATACAATGTATCAACTTTCATCTGGCGATTGAGAGTTTGAGTAAATGATAACGTTTGAAAGAGAGTTGTAAAGCAGATAGCAAAAATAATTCTTATGGTTTGATTTATCCTCATATTTTTTTGTTTGTTTCAGATAAAAGAAAATGGAAAAATTTGCGGCGTAAATTTAGTAATTGTAGGACTAATTCACAACGGATTCACAGCAGTTGAAACGAAACTCTGTTGAAAATAATACTCATCTGTTTCATTCATATATCTGTTGAGAATGACCTTACTTCAACACTTCAATCCAAATAATTCGCATTCCCGCATAGTGCGTGATGTCAATTTCACTCATATTTTTTGCGTTGTAATATTTTTGTTTTTCAAAACGCACGAGAGCAACGATGCCATTCTGATCAATGATTGCGGCAAATAACCCTTCGCGCGATTCAAAATCCTTAGCGCTGCCAGTTATAAGTTTATTCTTTTTTACAAGCGAATCCAGTTTCGATGTAAATTCGTCAAAATTTTTGGTAGTGAGGAGCGTAGAGATTGGAGCCGGGAGATTAGTAGTGTGTGTATCGCTCATCGTTGCTCCAGTATTCGGTTTTGTTCTCGCGCCCGGAAGAGTGAACACAACAGTATTTGCAATGGTATTGTTAATGCGAACCGAATGCGCAAGTTGTAGTAATTCATCCATTTCGTCTTCGTAAGCGTAATGGACATTCAGTAAAATTTCGCGCTCAATATTTTCCTCTTGCGAAAAATAGAATGTGAGTTTCGCTTCGCCGTTTCGAACTTCTCCTTGCGTTTGTCCTTGTCCATCGAAATATTCGAAGTACAAATGTGAAACGAGTTTGCTTTTATATTCAACGTTATATTTCCAAACAAGATGTTCGTCATCAATTTTTTTTACAGCAGAACAATGAATGTTACGAACAATATTTTCCATCTCATTAGCAATCGCTGACGAAAGATTCGAAGTAGCAATTCCGTTAGAAAAAGTGAATGAAATCGTATCGGGATACATTTCGGTGAGCAACAACGCCCAATAGTAATTTTTTAACG harbors:
- a CDS encoding DUF4258 domain-containing protein; amino-acid sequence: MLDDILFETQTPLGFSVRVTRNYWEIITSTKHPIMFGKEELVENTISNPDEIRRSSKDDTVFLFYKRSEDYRFVCAVVKRLNGDGFLITAYPTNSIKLGEQLWTK
- a CDS encoding type II toxin-antitoxin system HicB family antitoxin translates to MLFHVTLEQAEDGWLVAEVPALPGCVSQGKDEKEALDNIKEAITAWLWAEDQKAMLTLTANNAAHSQKKIEPIVVAV
- a CDS encoding PEGA domain-containing protein, producing the protein MRINQTIRIIFAICFTTLFQTLSFTQTLNRQMKVDTLYQSSRVVLETDKAVIMVHSQIPNLRFESNRRIDKVTQVSSGDWEVWIPYGTHILKIDADGFQRLELPATNFAQKRSYEMAIKAVGFAPDRIADENLFEIVFKLSEDNVYSSYGNFSPTLSKSKTISYKLPQGEFTFRFSKDGFADETKTMNVSQNQQLDITLKAGTTTQIFSLPGIVQITSEPSGAEILVNGQKVGATPYQGELVAGNHQLELRKALYHSDVSTFTIEEGKTKSLSLKLKPRFGILNVTEQPSGTSVYLNDKFIGEAPITNYTIESQTYSLLLTQKFYHDSTFSLEVRDGETYTITTQMRPAFGTLSVTSSPENNAEVFLDGKKAGVTPFTNNKLTSGKYLLKVSKELYNDTEEQILIEDGKTTTKTILLNKNYGELNVTANESKIFLNNKEVGEGTYTARLNAGRYQLRAERGEKYTSDEKEVYVSVGENKNITLTPTPKLGSVSVFVEPMEASDAEIFVNEEYKGTAPKVLPLLIGDYRITAKKNNFLDKTETISLLENDKKQVRFELLTYEGTRQQSIDRWARGKWISIAGATLATGVGTYFFLSAEKKNDYYNAATNGTDVKNFRDIRDKHQLYFQISVGGAGAFLAGTIYSWVMEKSY
- a CDS encoding DUF2283 domain-containing protein, with amino-acid sequence MDQVKVYYDKLGNTLTVWFDEPSKEYVCEETADEVVLMKDNNGKVIGFEKLNFSLPAKEHLRIGFEAVNV